From the Clostridiales bacterium FE2011 genome, one window contains:
- the folD gene encoding bifunctional methylenetetrahydrofolate dehydrogenase/methenyltetrahydrofolate cyclohydrolase FolD codes for MSAEILSGKVMSESLRKEIAERVSALKERGLTPGLAVILVGNDPASEIYVRNKGNGCTEVGMYSRTINMPAETTQEELEAAIEELNADSAIHGILVQLPLPKHLDEQAALAKILPEKDVDGFHLINAGHMLTGTEGVVACTPRGALHMIKSTGVNLSGKEAVVIGRSNIVGKPMAMLLLKENCTVTMCHSRTQNLAEHTRRADILVAAVGKAGFVTADMVKPGAIVIDVGINRVDGKVKGDVDYDAVKEVAGWITPVPGGVGKMTITMLLMNTVEAAERMLK; via the coding sequence ATGTCTGCAGAAATTCTGAGTGGTAAAGTAATGTCCGAAAGTCTCAGAAAGGAGATAGCCGAGCGCGTTTCTGCTCTGAAGGAGCGCGGCCTCACTCCCGGTCTTGCGGTCATCCTCGTCGGGAACGATCCTGCCAGTGAGATTTATGTTCGCAACAAGGGAAACGGATGCACGGAAGTCGGGATGTATTCCCGGACCATCAATATGCCGGCGGAGACCACCCAGGAAGAGCTGGAAGCTGCCATTGAGGAGCTGAACGCGGACAGCGCGATTCACGGCATCCTGGTGCAGCTGCCCCTGCCGAAGCACCTGGACGAGCAGGCGGCCCTGGCAAAGATCCTGCCGGAGAAGGACGTGGACGGTTTCCACCTGATCAACGCCGGCCATATGCTGACCGGTACGGAAGGCGTCGTGGCCTGCACACCCCGGGGCGCGCTGCATATGATCAAATCCACCGGCGTGAACCTGAGCGGCAAGGAAGCCGTGGTCATCGGCCGGAGCAACATCGTAGGCAAGCCCATGGCCATGCTCCTGCTGAAGGAGAACTGCACGGTGACCATGTGCCACAGCCGGACTCAGAACCTGGCGGAGCATACCCGCCGGGCGGACATCCTGGTGGCGGCCGTCGGCAAGGCCGGCTTTGTAACAGCGGATATGGTGAAACCCGGCGCCATCGTCATTGACGTGGGCATCAACCGGGTGGACGGCAAGGTAAAAGGCGACGTGGACTATGACGCGGTGAAAGAGGTTGCGGGCTGGATTACGCCGGTGCCGGGCGGTGTCGGAAAGATGACCATCACGATGCTGCTGATGAATACCGTGGAAGCCGCGGAAAGGATGCTTAAGTGA
- the xseA gene encoding exodeoxyribonuclease VII large subunit, translated as MTNEAGLSVSELNLIISEAVRRDPRTRSVLVRGEVSGFRNQIASGHWYFSLKDAQASIGCAMFRNANLRAQIRPKDGDQVLAEGYVDFYAPQGKMQLIVTGLRPAGLGDMYVKLEELKRKLADEGLFDPGRKRQLPMKPRKVAVVTSQSGAALHDILNVSALRCPAIPIVLIPVTVQGTGAGKEIAEGIRKANETDADVIIVARGGGSAEDLWCFNDEIVARAVAASEKPVVSGVGHEIDTSLCDLAADVRASTPSNAAEIVFPDSRELQGRVNLMRSALTRAETAEIRKAELRLTGLRQRLSALSPEKRIALLESRRELLKLQLCGAIGTRLENAAKGTADARNALKLAVSGRMKDAEHTAARLRERLTAVSPLAVLNRGYALVYDQEEKILTRAEEAKTRKEMTLQFADGRVAVTGKGTV; from the coding sequence GTGACGAATGAAGCAGGCCTGAGCGTATCGGAGCTGAACCTGATTATCTCTGAAGCGGTTCGCAGGGATCCGCGGACGCGGAGCGTCCTGGTCCGGGGAGAGGTCAGCGGGTTCAGGAACCAGATCGCCAGCGGCCATTGGTACTTCAGCCTGAAGGACGCCCAGGCGTCCATCGGTTGCGCCATGTTCCGGAATGCCAACCTCAGGGCGCAGATCCGCCCGAAGGACGGGGATCAGGTGCTTGCTGAGGGGTATGTGGATTTCTACGCGCCCCAGGGCAAGATGCAGCTGATCGTGACCGGACTGCGGCCTGCCGGACTGGGCGATATGTACGTGAAGCTGGAGGAGCTGAAGCGGAAGCTGGCGGACGAAGGCCTCTTTGATCCGGGCCGGAAGCGGCAGCTGCCGATGAAGCCCCGGAAGGTGGCGGTGGTCACCTCCCAGAGCGGCGCGGCGCTGCATGATATCCTGAACGTTTCGGCCCTGCGGTGCCCGGCCATCCCGATCGTGCTGATTCCTGTGACCGTACAGGGTACAGGGGCGGGCAAGGAGATCGCGGAAGGCATCCGGAAAGCCAATGAGACGGATGCGGACGTGATCATCGTGGCCCGGGGCGGCGGCTCCGCCGAGGACCTGTGGTGCTTCAATGATGAAATCGTGGCCCGGGCGGTGGCCGCAAGCGAAAAGCCTGTGGTTTCCGGCGTGGGACATGAGATCGATACCAGCCTGTGTGACCTGGCGGCGGACGTAAGGGCTTCAACCCCCAGCAACGCTGCCGAGATCGTCTTCCCGGACAGCCGGGAGCTGCAGGGCAGGGTGAACCTGATGCGGTCTGCGCTGACCCGGGCGGAAACGGCAGAGATCCGGAAGGCGGAACTGAGACTAACCGGCCTGCGGCAGCGGCTGTCGGCCCTGTCGCCGGAAAAGCGGATTGCCCTGCTGGAAAGCCGGCGGGAACTGCTGAAGCTTCAGCTGTGCGGCGCCATCGGCACCCGGCTGGAGAATGCCGCAAAGGGAACCGCGGACGCGCGGAACGCGCTGAAGCTGGCGGTGTCCGGACGGATGAAGGACGCAGAACATACCGCGGCAAGGCTCCGGGAGCGTCTGACGGCGGTGAGCCCGCTGGCGGTGCTGAACCGGGGATATGCCCTGGTATATGACCAGGAAGAGAAGATTCTGACCCGGGCTGAGGAAGCGAAGACCCGGAAAGAGATGACCCTGCAGTTTGCGGACGGCAGGGTGGCCGTGACCGGAAAGGGAACAGTATGA
- the xseB gene encoding exodeoxyribonuclease VII small subunit: protein MSEEKKSFEEKLQSVQEIIGRIEEGKLPLEDSVKQFEEGMKTLSALDEELKDMNRRLTVLQDGGEQPLNAPGEEA from the coding sequence ATGAGCGAGGAAAAGAAGAGCTTCGAGGAAAAGCTGCAATCCGTGCAGGAGATCATCGGCCGGATCGAGGAGGGCAAGCTGCCCCTGGAGGATTCGGTGAAGCAGTTCGAAGAGGGCATGAAGACCCTTTCCGCGCTGGATGAGGAGCTGAAGGACATGAACCGCAGGCTCACTGTGCTGCAGGACGGCGGGGAGCAGCCTTTGAATGCTCCGGGAGAAGAAGCATGA
- a CDS encoding polyprenyl synthetase family protein produces the protein MKTYAEYQALVEHSLASMLESLGYIPERLLEAMRYSLEAGGKRLRPVMLLAACEMAGGDAELALPFACAIEMIHTYSLIHDDLPAMDNDDLRRGKPTNHKVFGEDLAILAGDGLLNAAAELMARTAVEMADTRGIRALEIIMRHAGVTGMIAGQTRDVLSEGEKPREDLVSYIHAHKTADLLEAPMEAGLALAGADEHQIKAAHDYGLHLGLAFQMTDDLLDVIGDAALLGKNTGMDAALDKMTWVALKGVEGTQKDAEEQVALAMKALDSLPYETAFFRNLAQSTLTRKN, from the coding sequence ATGAAGACGTATGCGGAGTACCAGGCCCTGGTGGAGCATTCCCTGGCGTCGATGCTGGAATCCCTCGGATATATTCCGGAACGGCTGCTGGAGGCCATGCGCTACAGCCTGGAGGCCGGCGGAAAGCGGCTGCGGCCGGTAATGCTGCTGGCGGCCTGTGAGATGGCCGGCGGGGATGCCGAGCTGGCACTGCCCTTTGCCTGCGCCATTGAGATGATCCACACCTACAGCCTGATCCATGACGATCTGCCGGCGATGGACAATGATGACTTGCGCCGGGGCAAGCCTACAAACCATAAGGTGTTCGGCGAGGATCTGGCGATCCTGGCCGGGGACGGGCTGCTGAATGCCGCGGCGGAGCTGATGGCCCGCACGGCGGTGGAAATGGCGGATACCCGGGGCATTCGGGCGCTGGAGATTATCATGCGCCACGCGGGCGTGACCGGGATGATTGCCGGGCAGACCAGGGACGTGCTTTCTGAGGGTGAAAAGCCCCGGGAAGACCTGGTGTCCTATATCCACGCCCACAAGACGGCGGACCTGCTGGAAGCCCCCATGGAGGCCGGCTTGGCGCTGGCTGGGGCGGATGAGCACCAGATCAAGGCAGCCCATGATTACGGCCTGCACCTGGGTCTGGCTTTCCAGATGACGGACGATCTGCTGGACGTGATCGGAGACGCGGCCCTGCTGGGCAAGAACACCGGTATGGACGCGGCACTGGACAAGATGACCTGGGTCGCCCTGAAGGGCGTGGAAGGCACCCAAAAGGATGCCGAAGAGCAGGTCGCCCTGGCAATGAAAGCCCTGGACAGCCTGCCGTACGAAACCGCCTTCTTCCGCAACCTTGCCCAAAGCACCCTCACCCGGAAGAATTAA
- a CDS encoding cysteine desulfurase, giving the protein MKAYLDNSATTKPSAAVAAVVSEMLESGWYNPSALYKPALEIQKRIDGVRETCLKAAGAAGQVVIFTSGGTEADNLALLGHLKSRRKPGRVLISSVEHPAVSACADEIRKMGHTVEEIPAGKTGSVDLAKLEEMLDEDVLMISVMQVNNETGAVEPLQEIVKLRNAKAPGAAIHVDGVQGFLRVPLDFNKLGIQSYAFSGHKIHGLKGTGALIVRKDHPIRPVQFGGGQEGNLRSGTENTFGIIALGEAVRTWDPEANVRMRDLKNRLRQSLLEKIPEAKVNGPEENPETCAPHIMNVALMPVRSQTMLFALEGDGVYVSAGSACASRKQKISPVLKAMGVSTEQADCSLRFSLCADTTQAEIDYAVECALKHYNMLKKFVRR; this is encoded by the coding sequence ATGAAGGCGTATCTGGACAACAGCGCTACGACAAAGCCGTCCGCGGCTGTCGCGGCGGTGGTCAGCGAAATGCTGGAAAGCGGATGGTATAATCCATCCGCTTTATATAAGCCTGCCCTGGAGATCCAGAAACGGATCGACGGGGTGCGGGAAACCTGCCTGAAGGCGGCCGGGGCTGCCGGGCAGGTGGTGATCTTTACCTCTGGCGGTACCGAGGCGGACAACCTGGCGCTGCTGGGGCACCTGAAGAGCCGGCGGAAGCCGGGCAGGGTGCTGATTTCCTCTGTGGAGCATCCGGCGGTGTCGGCCTGTGCCGATGAGATCCGGAAGATGGGCCATACGGTGGAGGAAATCCCGGCGGGGAAGACCGGATCCGTGGACCTGGCGAAGCTGGAGGAAATGCTGGACGAGGACGTCCTCATGATCTCCGTCATGCAGGTGAACAATGAGACCGGAGCTGTGGAGCCGCTGCAGGAGATTGTGAAGCTGCGGAACGCGAAGGCGCCCGGTGCAGCCATCCATGTGGACGGCGTCCAGGGGTTCCTGCGGGTGCCGCTGGATTTCAATAAGCTGGGCATCCAGTCCTATGCCTTCAGCGGGCATAAGATCCATGGCCTGAAGGGGACCGGCGCCCTGATTGTGCGGAAGGATCATCCGATCCGTCCAGTGCAGTTTGGTGGCGGGCAGGAGGGAAACCTCCGGTCCGGCACGGAAAATACCTTCGGGATTATTGCACTGGGCGAGGCGGTCAGGACCTGGGATCCGGAAGCGAATGTAAGAATGCGGGATCTCAAGAATCGCCTGCGGCAAAGCCTGCTGGAGAAGATTCCGGAGGCAAAGGTTAACGGACCGGAAGAGAACCCGGAAACCTGCGCACCGCATATCATGAATGTGGCGCTGATGCCGGTCCGGAGCCAGACCATGCTCTTCGCCCTGGAAGGCGACGGAGTGTATGTGTCCGCCGGCAGCGCCTGCGCCAGCCGCAAGCAGAAAATTTCCCCGGTGCTCAAGGCCATGGGCGTCAGCACAGAGCAGGCGGACTGCTCGCTGCGGTTCAGCCTCTGCGCCGATACCACGCAGGCAGAGATTGATTATGCGGTGGAGTGTGCGTTGAAGCATTATAATATGCTGAAGAAGTTTGTGAGAAGGTAA
- the thiI gene encoding tRNA 4-thiouridine(8) synthase ThiI, translating into MQNLLLVRYGEIFLKGLNRPYFIRALVRKVRYAVRGMGAEVWVHDGRIFVKGFNDLEECISRVTKVFGVHSVCPAVEMPKEDFEAICAQAVEMAKDLKGTFKVNARRADKRYPMNSMAINEEVGYRILQANPDLKVDVHNPEHLVNIEIRDMAYLYVKVIPAVGGMPVGTNGNATLLLSGGIDSPVAGWMIAKRGVQINAVHFHSYPYTSDRAKEKVLDLARKLSFSCCGIKVYVVPFTEIQMAIHEKCPEEYTTLIMRRYMMRIAERIAKDTESEALITGESIGQVASQTMTALGTTNAVVEMPVFRPLIGFDKSEIIDVARKIGTLEISELPYEDCCTVFTPRHPATHPKMDKILEGESRLDSEELIQRALDGVEMIRV; encoded by the coding sequence ATGCAGAACTTATTACTTGTTCGCTACGGCGAGATTTTCCTCAAGGGCCTTAACCGACCGTACTTTATCCGTGCGCTGGTGCGGAAGGTGCGCTACGCTGTCCGTGGCATGGGAGCCGAAGTGTGGGTGCACGACGGGCGGATCTTTGTGAAGGGATTCAATGACCTGGAGGAGTGCATCAGCCGGGTCACGAAGGTCTTCGGCGTGCACAGTGTGTGTCCCGCTGTGGAGATGCCCAAGGAGGACTTTGAGGCCATCTGTGCCCAGGCGGTGGAAATGGCAAAGGACCTGAAGGGAACCTTCAAGGTCAATGCCCGCCGCGCGGACAAGCGGTATCCCATGAACTCCATGGCCATCAATGAGGAAGTGGGCTACCGTATCCTGCAGGCCAATCCTGACCTGAAGGTGGACGTGCATAATCCGGAGCACCTGGTGAATATCGAAATCCGGGATATGGCTTACCTCTACGTGAAGGTGATTCCGGCCGTCGGCGGTATGCCTGTGGGCACCAACGGCAACGCGACCCTGCTGCTCTCCGGCGGCATTGACAGCCCTGTGGCGGGCTGGATGATCGCCAAGCGCGGTGTGCAGATCAACGCGGTGCACTTCCATTCCTATCCTTATACCTCTGACCGGGCGAAGGAGAAGGTGCTGGACCTCGCGCGGAAGCTGTCTTTCAGCTGCTGCGGCATCAAGGTCTATGTGGTGCCCTTCACCGAGATCCAGATGGCCATCCACGAGAAGTGCCCGGAGGAATACACCACCCTCATCATGCGCCGGTATATGATGCGTATCGCCGAGCGGATTGCGAAGGATACCGAGAGCGAAGCCCTGATTACCGGCGAGAGCATCGGCCAGGTGGCCAGCCAGACCATGACGGCCCTGGGCACTACCAACGCCGTGGTGGAGATGCCCGTGTTCCGGCCGCTGATCGGCTTTGACAAGAGTGAGATTATCGACGTAGCCAGGAAGATCGGCACCCTGGAGATCTCTGAGCTGCCTTATGAGGACTGCTGCACGGTGTTCACGCCCCGGCATCCGGCCACTCACCCCAAGATGGACAAGATCCTGGAAGGGGAGAGCCGCCTGGACAGCGAGGAACTGATTCAGCGGGCACTGGACGGCGTCGAGATGATCCGCGTCTAA
- a CDS encoding helix-turn-helix domain-containing protein, with amino-acid sequence MHYSYEYKRKCVEMYREGRWPETPTSIKDPKNFHRMILRWFHAEEANGPEVLKRRGTNKEWTPEEKYELVAKVIAGSSILSVANEAGIHNGLLSRWVRKYKLEGYNGLVNMRKGRPSKEPHMKKINYNNPRKLNESEYEELVRLRAENAYIKAEIEVIKKEIALREEKEAARLKAKKQRSSKNLEKKDTN; translated from the coding sequence ATGCATTACAGTTATGAGTACAAGAGGAAATGCGTTGAGATGTACAGAGAAGGAAGGTGGCCAGAGACTCCCACAAGTATTAAAGATCCTAAAAACTTTCACAGGATGATCCTGCGATGGTTCCATGCAGAAGAAGCAAATGGGCCGGAGGTTCTCAAGCGCCGGGGGACTAATAAGGAATGGACTCCAGAAGAGAAATATGAGCTGGTTGCCAAGGTTATTGCAGGTTCATCAATCCTGTCAGTAGCTAATGAGGCAGGTATACACAACGGCTTACTTTCTCGCTGGGTTCGCAAATATAAGCTCGAGGGGTATAATGGTCTGGTAAACATGAGAAAAGGCCGACCATCAAAGGAGCCCCATATGAAGAAAATCAATTACAACAACCCTAGGAAACTCAATGAATCCGAGTATGAAGAGCTTGTGAGACTGAGGGCCGAAAACGCATACATTAAAGCAGAAATCGAAGTCATAAAAAAAGAGATCGCCTTGAGAGAAGAAAAAGAGGCTGCGCGACTCAAGGCGAAAAAGCAGCGATCATCAAAGAACTTAGAGAAGAAGGATACCAACTGA
- a CDS encoding DeoR family transcriptional regulator, with protein sequence MDSGFITLMRKLAPDLIDEITRRALILERIAALQPVGRRQLAAKLNLPEREIRNTAAILKDLGYVDLDASGMSLSGKAEEVLETSRAFSKAMSGLTETEKRLCELLPVDKVFIAPGNADEDEQVLSDVGRICAARLRNILVNGNTLAVTGGRTIAAVAKSIQSPTPLNVMVVPARGGLGRTVETQANTLAEEIAGKLGGHYRLIHLPDTLDAAALQEMLKLPEVSEAMELLERADVILHGIGTASGMMKQRRLPHEVQSNLIHQGAKGESFGAYYDLNGKCLMESTNVGVDLAKLKPTCRMIAAAAGASKAEAIISILRHTRHYLLVTDQGAAERMLSILSTDH encoded by the coding sequence ATGGACTCAGGATTCATTACCCTGATGCGCAAACTTGCTCCCGATCTGATTGACGAGATTACACGGCGGGCACTGATACTGGAGCGGATCGCAGCCCTGCAGCCGGTCGGCCGGCGTCAGCTGGCTGCCAAGCTGAATCTTCCGGAGAGGGAAATCCGCAATACCGCGGCCATCCTGAAGGACCTGGGATATGTAGACCTGGACGCTTCCGGCATGTCGCTTTCCGGCAAAGCGGAAGAGGTGCTGGAAACCTCCCGTGCCTTCTCCAAGGCCATGAGCGGTCTCACTGAAACGGAAAAACGTCTGTGTGAGCTCCTGCCCGTGGATAAGGTGTTCATTGCTCCCGGCAATGCGGATGAGGATGAACAGGTATTGTCCGATGTCGGCCGCATCTGTGCGGCCAGGCTGCGGAATATCCTGGTCAACGGCAACACCCTGGCGGTGACCGGCGGCCGGACTATTGCCGCGGTGGCAAAGAGCATCCAGAGCCCCACGCCCCTGAACGTCATGGTGGTTCCTGCCCGGGGCGGCCTCGGCCGTACCGTGGAAACCCAGGCCAACACCCTGGCAGAAGAAATTGCGGGCAAGCTGGGCGGGCATTACCGGCTGATCCACCTGCCGGATACGCTGGACGCGGCGGCCCTGCAGGAAATGCTGAAGCTGCCTGAGGTCAGCGAGGCCATGGAACTGCTGGAGCGGGCGGACGTGATCCTGCACGGCATCGGCACGGCTTCCGGGATGATGAAACAGCGCAGGCTGCCCCATGAGGTGCAGAGCAATCTGATTCACCAGGGCGCAAAGGGCGAGAGCTTCGGTGCGTACTATGACCTGAACGGCAAGTGCCTCATGGAGTCCACAAACGTGGGCGTTGACCTGGCGAAGCTGAAGCCCACCTGCCGGATGATCGCGGCGGCGGCGGGTGCTTCCAAGGCGGAAGCGATTATTTCGATCCTGCGGCATACAAGGCACTACCTGCTGGTGACGGATCAGGGTGCTGCCGAAAGAATGCTTAGCATTCTTTCAACTGATCACTGA
- a CDS encoding phosphoglycerate kinase encodes MAKKTVDDIQVKGKRVLVRCDFNVPMKDGKITNDKRIVAALPTIKKLIADGGKVILCSHLGKPKNGPEEKFSLAPVAVRLSELLGQNVVFANDDNVVGENAKAAVAAMKDGDVVLLQNTRFRAEETKNGEAFSKDLATLADAYVDDAFGSCHRAHCSTAGVTAYTSPNVAGYLIGKELSIMGKALENADRPFVAVLGGAKIEDKLNVINNLLEKVDTLIIGGGMAFTFLKAKGYEVGKSLLDESKIDYCKDMMAKAAEKGVKLLLPIDTVCAAGFPDPIDGPVDVTVVDSDKIPADVEGLDIGPKTRELFADAVKTAKTVVWNGPMGVFENPTLAQGTLAVAQAMADSDAVTIIGGGDSAAAVEQMGLGAKMTHISTGGGASLEFLEGKTLPGVACLDEK; translated from the coding sequence ATGGCAAAGAAGACGGTTGATGACATTCAGGTAAAAGGCAAGCGGGTACTGGTCCGCTGCGACTTCAACGTCCCCATGAAGGACGGAAAGATCACGAACGACAAGCGCATCGTCGCTGCTCTGCCCACGATCAAAAAGCTGATCGCTGACGGCGGCAAAGTAATCCTGTGCTCCCACCTGGGCAAGCCGAAGAACGGTCCGGAAGAAAAGTTCTCCCTGGCTCCTGTGGCTGTCCGCCTGAGCGAGCTGCTGGGTCAGAACGTTGTTTTCGCCAATGACGATAACGTGGTGGGCGAGAACGCCAAGGCTGCTGTTGCCGCTATGAAGGATGGCGACGTGGTCCTGCTGCAGAACACCCGCTTCCGTGCGGAAGAAACCAAGAACGGCGAAGCCTTCAGCAAGGATCTGGCGACCCTGGCTGACGCTTACGTGGATGACGCTTTCGGCTCCTGCCACCGCGCTCACTGCTCCACCGCCGGTGTCACCGCTTACACCAGCCCCAACGTGGCCGGCTACCTGATCGGCAAGGAACTGTCCATCATGGGTAAGGCTCTGGAGAACGCTGATCGTCCCTTCGTGGCTGTCCTGGGCGGCGCGAAGATCGAAGACAAGCTGAACGTGATCAACAACCTGCTGGAAAAGGTTGACACCCTGATCATCGGCGGTGGTATGGCTTTCACCTTCCTGAAGGCGAAGGGCTACGAAGTTGGTAAGTCCCTGCTGGACGAGAGCAAGATCGACTACTGCAAGGACATGATGGCCAAGGCTGCCGAAAAGGGCGTGAAGCTGCTTCTGCCCATCGACACCGTGTGCGCTGCCGGCTTCCCGGATCCGATCGACGGACCTGTGGATGTGACCGTGGTTGACTCCGACAAGATCCCCGCTGACGTGGAAGGCCTGGACATCGGACCCAAGACCCGCGAGCTGTTCGCAGACGCCGTGAAGACCGCCAAGACCGTGGTCTGGAACGGACCTATGGGCGTGTTCGAGAATCCCACCCTGGCTCAGGGCACCCTGGCTGTGGCTCAGGCCATGGCTGATTCCGACGCTGTGACCATCATCGGCGGCGGCGACAGTGCTGCGGCTGTTGAACAGATGGGCCTGGGCGCCAAGATGACCCACATCTCCACCGGCGGCGGTGCCTCCCTCGAGTTCCTCGAAGGCAAGACCCTGCCCGGCGTTGCCTGCCTGGACGAGAAGTGA
- a CDS encoding triose-phosphate isomerase, producing MRKPIIAGNWKMNKTPEEAKALVTELKPLVKDANCDVVVCVPAVNFAAVKEAAKGSKIKLGAENVHWAKSGAFTGELSADMLKACGVEYVIIGHSERRQYFGETDKTVNQRVLAAVEAGLKVIMCVGENKEEREAGYTDALVEYQTLIGLNGLTKEQVAKIIIAYEPVWAIGTGLTATDEQANETIGVIRAAVARKYGKGTANKVRIQYGGSMNPKNVKGLMAQPEIDGGLIGGASLKAPDFSQVVNYDK from the coding sequence ATGCGTAAACCGATTATTGCCGGTAACTGGAAGATGAACAAGACGCCCGAAGAGGCGAAGGCCCTGGTAACCGAGCTGAAGCCCCTGGTGAAGGATGCTAACTGCGACGTCGTCGTGTGCGTTCCCGCCGTGAACTTCGCGGCCGTCAAGGAAGCTGCCAAGGGCAGCAAGATCAAGCTGGGTGCCGAGAATGTGCACTGGGCGAAGAGCGGCGCCTTCACCGGCGAGCTGTCCGCTGATATGCTCAAGGCCTGCGGCGTGGAATACGTCATCATCGGCCACTCTGAGCGCCGCCAGTACTTCGGCGAAACCGACAAGACCGTGAACCAGCGCGTGCTGGCCGCTGTCGAAGCTGGCCTGAAGGTCATCATGTGCGTTGGCGAAAACAAGGAAGAGCGCGAAGCCGGCTATACCGACGCGCTGGTTGAATACCAGACCCTGATCGGCCTGAACGGCCTGACCAAGGAACAGGTTGCCAAGATCATCATCGCTTACGAGCCCGTCTGGGCCATCGGCACCGGCCTGACCGCCACCGATGAGCAGGCGAACGAGACCATCGGCGTCATCCGTGCCGCCGTGGCCCGCAAGTATGGCAAGGGAACCGCCAACAAGGTCCGCATCCAGTACGGTGGATCCATGAACCCCAAGAATGTGAAGGGTCTCATGGCTCAGCCTGAAATCGACGGCGGCCTGATCGGCGGCGCCAGCCTGAAGGCTCCTGACTTCAGCCAGGTTGTCAACTACGACAAATAA
- a CDS encoding IS3 family transposase: MADNLINRDFSTTKPLQKWTTDVSQFNLSWGKCYLSPILDMHTNEVISYDLSLSPNMEQIRRMLEKGLSRFSSLNGLIFHSDQGWQYQHAYFRNTIEKRGVIQSMSRKGNCYDNSIMETFFGRLKNEMFYGCEKDYKSYEEFSSAMARYIDYYNNERIQAKTKWMPPVKYRMASMG; this comes from the coding sequence GTGGCAGATAACCTCATTAACCGAGACTTTAGTACAACAAAGCCTTTGCAAAAATGGACAACCGACGTCTCTCAATTCAATTTATCTTGGGGGAAATGCTACCTCTCTCCAATTCTGGATATGCACACAAACGAGGTCATCTCATACGATCTTTCGTTAAGTCCAAACATGGAACAGATCCGACGGATGTTGGAGAAAGGATTAAGCAGGTTTTCCTCACTTAATGGTCTGATCTTTCATTCTGACCAGGGTTGGCAGTACCAACATGCTTATTTCAGAAATACGATTGAGAAACGTGGCGTTATTCAGTCCATGTCCCGAAAAGGAAACTGTTATGACAACAGTATTATGGAGACATTCTTCGGACGACTAAAGAACGAGATGTTTTATGGATGCGAGAAAGACTACAAATCATATGAGGAGTTCTCCTCAGCCATGGCGAGGTACATTGACTACTACAACAATGAGCGCATCCAGGCAAAAACAAAATGGATGCCACCCGTAAAATACAGGATGGCATCCATGGGTTGA
- a CDS encoding transposase — MPRTARLKSVTNIYHVIWRGINKQVIFEDDSDRYFFMNVVRKCKEVSGFKLYAFCLMTNHVHMLIQAGDEPLEIVFRRIGSSYVKWYNQKYERTGHLFQDRYRSENVENERYFMTVLRYILQNPMKAGLESSPGKYKWTSYRAYEKGIGSITDTEYAESIFGGRDNLLTFCKEENDDTVPDEDDYAWRIKDDQAIDIMKQISNCSSVSEFQLLDRKIQKNYVRDMFLEKLSVKQISRITGMPRTTVDREVKRIDPAALLERKSIQFHESDESAFTYGDDEIW; from the coding sequence ATGCCAAGAACAGCCAGGCTAAAGAGTGTAACAAACATATACCATGTTATATGGCGTGGAATAAACAAGCAGGTCATTTTTGAGGATGACAGTGATCGGTATTTCTTTATGAACGTAGTCAGAAAATGTAAGGAAGTATCGGGATTTAAGCTGTATGCCTTTTGCCTGATGACAAATCATGTGCATATGTTGATTCAGGCAGGTGATGAACCGCTTGAAATCGTGTTCAGACGAATCGGCAGCAGTTATGTGAAATGGTACAATCAAAAGTATGAAAGAACCGGACATTTGTTTCAGGATCGTTATCGGAGTGAAAATGTAGAGAACGAGCGCTATTTTATGACCGTTCTGCGTTATATTTTGCAGAATCCTATGAAAGCTGGCTTGGAATCCTCGCCGGGTAAATACAAATGGACCAGTTACCGCGCGTATGAAAAGGGAATTGGTTCCATTACTGACACAGAATACGCTGAAAGCATTTTCGGAGGCAGAGACAACCTGCTTACCTTCTGCAAAGAGGAAAATGATGATACTGTTCCGGATGAGGATGACTATGCCTGGCGGATTAAGGATGATCAGGCAATCGACATAATGAAGCAGATCTCAAATTGCTCTTCTGTATCGGAGTTTCAATTGCTGGATAGAAAAATCCAGAAGAATTATGTGAGGGATATGTTTCTTGAAAAGCTTTCTGTAAAGCAGATTTCGCGCATAACCGGAATGCCCAGGACAACTGTCGACAGGGAAGTAAAGCGGATCGACCCTGCGGCACTGCTGGAAAGAAAGTCAATCCAGTTTCATGAGTCCGATGAATCTGCATTTACATATGGTGATGATGAAATCTGGTAA